Genomic DNA from Gilliamella sp. ESL0441:
GAATTATTAAAATCAGCTGGCCTAGAAAACGGATTTACTATCACTTTATGGGCAATGCCAGTACAACGTCCATATAATCCAAATGCGCGCCGCATGGCTGAAATGATTCAAGAAGATTGGGCTAAAATTGGTGTAACTGCTAAAATTGTTAGCTATGAATGGGGAGAGTATTTATCCCGTATTCGTGATGGTGAACATGATGCAGTATTAATGGGATGGTCTGGAGATAATGGTGATCCGGATAACTTTTATACTGTTTTGATGAGTTGTGATGCGGTTAAAGCAGGTTCTAACTATTCACATTGGTGCTATAAACCATTTGATGATTTATTACAACAAGCTCGCATTGAGCCTGATCATGAAAAGAGGGTCAAGCTATACAAACAAGCGCAAGTTGAAATGCGTGATCAAGCACCTGCGCTAATGATTGCTCATTCCATGGTTTATATGCCAATAAGTAAAAAGGTTAAAGGCTATATTATGGATCCTTTAGCATTACATAATTTTAACCAAGTTTCTCTCGAAAAATAGCATCAATGCAATTAACCATAAAAAGGTGGTTAATTGCGGCATTAGCTTTTTTGAGGTTGAAATAGTAAATATTATTTTTATAAAAAATTATCTATCATATAAACAATAAGTTAGAAGAAAAATTTAAGAGCAATTATATGTTCCAATTTATTTTAAAGCGGTTAGGTGTACTGATAACGACGTTTATTTGTATCACGCTGCTTACTTTTATTTTTGTCCACCTTATTCCAGGGGATCCTATTACAGTGCTTGCTGGAGAGCGAGGGTTATCCCAAGAACGCCATGCTGAATTAATGATTCAACTGGGTTTGGATAAGCCACTTTATCAGCAGTATTTTCAATATATTATCAATATGTTTCATGGAGATTTAGGAATATCTTTCAAAAGCCAAACTCCTGTATGGGACGAATTTGTACCCCGATTTAAAGCAACATTTGAGCTGGGATTTTGTGCAATGTTGTTTGCTATCTGTTTTGGCATTCCAATCGGCGTTCTTGCCGCAGTCAAACGTGGCTCAATATTTGATCACACAGCTATAGGCTTGTCTTTAACAGGTTATTCCATGCCAATTTTCTGGTGGGGGATGATGCTAATAATGTTAGTCTCAGTACACTTAAACTTAACCCCAGTATCTGGGCGTGTCAGTGATATGCTATTTTTAGATGAAAGTAACCCTTTAACTGGTTTTATGTTAATTGATACTTTCTTATGGGGTGAAACAGAGGATTTTATCGATGCTGTTACTCACCTAATTTTACCCGCTATTGTGTTAGGTACCATACCTTTAGCAGTCATTGTCCGAATGACCCGTTCTTCGATGTTAGAAGTATTGAGTGAAGATTATATCCGAACAGCACGTGCTAAAGGAGTTAGTCGAATTCGTATTATTCTTGTTCATGCGTTGCGTAATGCGATGATTCCTGTTATTACAGTTATCGGTTTACAAGTTGGTTCAATGCTAGCTGGGGCAATATTGACCGAAACAGTTTTTTCATGGCCTGGAATTGGCCGTTGGCTCATAGAAGCGTTACAACGCCGAGATTATCCCGTTGTGCAAAGTGGTGTATTAATTGTTGCAGGTATGATTATTTTGGTGAATTTATTAGTTGATATGTTATACGGTGTTATCAATCCACGTATTAGACATAAATAAGAGTATGAATACAAATGAATAAACAGAATATTACTGAAAAAACCAATACACAGCCAGACGCCAATTCTATTGCACCTAAACCTTTAACACCTTTTTGTGAATTCTGGTTCTATTTTTCAAAAAATAAAGGAGCAGTCTTTGGTTTAGTTTTTATTGCTATAGTTGTCTTGCTAGCTATATTTGCTAATTTTATCGCTCCCCATTCACCTTCTGAACAATTTAGAGAGGCTTTATTAGCTCCTCCTGTCTGGATGAAAGATGGTAATTGGCAATTTATTTTAGGAACTGATGATGTAGGTAGAGATATTTTGTCTCGGCTCATTTATGGTGCTCGTCTATCTTTATTAGTAGGTTGCTTGGTTGTCATCATTTCACTTATTTTGGGCATTACTTTAGGCTTAATTGCTGGGTATGTTGGTGGCTTCATCGATAACATTATTATGCGAGCGGTTGATATTATGCTCGCTTTACCGAGTTTACTACTTGCACTGGTTTTAGTTGCAATCTTCGGTCCATCTATTACTAATGCTTCAATTGCATTAGCTTTTGTAGCATTACCACATTATGTTCGTTTAACTCGCGGTGCGACGCTTGCAGAAATTAATAAAGATTATGTTATTGCTTCCCGGGTTGCTGGTGCTGGAGCCTTACGGCAAATGTTTATAAATATCCTACCAAACTGTTTAGCGCCGTTAATTGTTCAAGCCTCGTTAGGATTTTCCAATGCAATTTTAGATATGGCCGCATTAGGTTTTTTAGGTATGGGCGCACAACCACCAACACCAGAATGGGGAACAATGCTTGCTGACGTATTGCAATTTGCACATTCTGCATGGTGGGTTGTCACCTTCCCCGGCTTAATCATTTTAATGACAGTGTTAGCTTTCAACTTAATGGGAGATGGTTTGCGGGACGCACTTGATCCTAAATTGAAGCAGTAATGGAGATACAGTCATGGCATTATTAGAAGTAAAAGAATTATCAGTAGAATTTAGTGGCTTTAAAGCCGTAGATCATATTAGTTATAATGTTGAAGAAGGAGAAGTAGTCGGAATAGTCGGAGAATCTGGCTCCGGTAAATCAGTTAGTTCACTCGCCATAATGGGATTAATTGATTTTCCTGGCAACGTAGCTGCCAAAGCATTACATTTTGAGGGCAAAAATCTTCAACAACTTTCCAACAAAATGCGTCGTAAAATTGTGGGTGCAGATGTGGCTATGATCTTCCAAGATCCAATGACTAGCTTGAATCCATGTTTCACCATCGGTTATCAAATTATTGAAACATTAAAAATTCACCAAGGTGGCAATAAAAAAGCACTTAAAGCAAGAGCGATTGAGTTGCTTAAATTAGTGGGTATTCCAGATGCTGAAAATCGTTTAAGTGTTTATCCGCATCAGTTGTCAGGCGGGATGAGCCAACGTGTAATGATCGCAATCGCAATTGCATGCAATCCTAAACTCTTAATTGCTGATGAGCCGACAACCGCATTAGATGTTACCATTCAGGGGCAAATTATTGAGTTATTGCTTGAGTTACAACGTAAAAATAACATGGCATTAGTTCTTATAACCCATGATTTAGCATTAGTTTCCGAAGCCGCACAAAAAATTATTGTGATGTATGCAGGCCAAGTTGTAGAGATAGGTAATGCTGAAATTATCTTTAAAGAACCGTTACATCCTTATACCCAAGCATTATTACGCTCACTTCCTGAATTTGCTCAAGATAAAGAACGGTTAGAATCGTTAGCAGGTGTTGTACCGGGTAAATACGATCGACCTACGGGCTGTTTACTTAATCCTCGTTGTCCTTATGCAAATGAGCGCTGTTATACCGAGGAACCAATATTAATCAGTTATTCAAAAACAAGGAAAGTAAAATGTCATTATCCATTATCGCGCGAAGGAATACCTCAATATGAACAACAATAATATGGAAAATAGCGAATTATTGCTTGATGCCAGAAACTTGAAAAAATATTATTCTGTAAAAACCGGTTTCTTTTCGGAACCAAAACAAGTCAAAGCGGTTGATGGTGTTTCTTTTACATTAGGTAAAGGCAAAACCCTTGCGATTGTTGGGGAATCAGGATGTGGTAAATCCTCATTAGCCCGATTACTAACCATGATTGAAAAACCAACTTCTGGTGAAATGTATTTTAAAGATCAGAATCTATTGAATGATGATCCTCAAGCGCAAAAATTACGTCGACAAAAAATACAAATCGTTTTCCAAAACCCCTATTCATCATTAAACCCACGTAAAAAAATCGGCTCGATATTAGAAGAACCTCTTATTATCAATACAGATTTAACGGCAAGTGATCGTAAAGCAAAAGTACTATCAATGATGCAAAAAGTTGGATTAAAAGAAGAGTTTTATAATCGTTATCCTCATATGTTTTCGGGTGGACAACGCCAGCGTATTGCTATCGCAAGAGGTTTAATGCTGGATCCCGAAGTCGTGGTTGCTGATGAACCCGTTTCAGCATTGGATGTTTCAGTGCGAGCGCAAGTACTCAATTTAATGATGGATTTGCAACAAGATCTTGGGTTATCTTATATATTTATTTCTCACGACCTTTCGGTTGTTGAGCATATTGCTGATGAAGTCATGGTGATGTATTTAGGTCGTTGTGTTGAACAAGGTCGAAAAGATGAAATCTATCATCATTCTCAACATCCATACACACAAGCACTTTTATCGGCAACACCAAGATTAAATCCCGATCTAAGGCAAGATAGAATTAAATTAGAAGGAGAATTACCAAGCCCACTAGATCCACCTTTAGGTTGTGCTTTTCATGCTCGATGCCGTTGGGCATTTTCACGTTGTACATCTCAGCAACCAAAGCTTATTAATTATAATGAACATAAAGTTGCTTGTTTTTGCGTAGAAGAAAAAATTAATAACGGCTTATTCAACAAACATATGAATGAGTTAACCGTTAAAAATAATGTATAGATATGAATTTTTATTAATACGAGTTTTTACTAAACATAGATAATTTATGACTTATTATACTAATATATTTTCCCCTGAAACCTATCATGCTTTCACGCATTCCGATAAATCAATATCCGGTTTTCGTATTCGGCAAGAAGGGCTCGCTAAAAAGCTTAAGCCTGGAGATATTTTAATTTGCTATATAACACGATTATCTCGTTGGTGTGGTTTACTTGAAATTATTGATGGTCCTTTTCACGATTCTACACCCATTTTTTTAGATGAAGATGATCCTTTTACAGTTCGTTTTCATGTCTGTACTAAAGTTTGGTTACCGTTGGCTGAAACAATTCCTATTCATATTGATGAACTTTGGCAAAAACTTACTTTTACAAAATCACATAATAAAAAAAGCAGTGCTTGGACAGGGCTATTAAGAACCAGTTTAAATAAACTTAATGATAAAGATGGTAAGTTACTAGCAAGCACATTATTAAAACAGTCAAATATTGCCATACCCTATCTTTTAGATGAAATTGATAAGAAAAAACTAAAAATTCATACTGTTAATCGTGAAGATAAAGTAATTGAAGTTTCTATCCCAGAAAATGATGAATCTTTAGTGGAGAATGAACAAACTCAAACTACTGAAGTCCGCGAATCGATTAAAATGCAAGCTCTAATTGCTCAAATCGGGGCTTGTATGGGGCTTAAAGTTTGGCTGCCAAAAGCAGATCGAAGTCGAGTTTTAAAAGAATGGAAAAAAAACACTGAAGTTTTATTAGATAAATTACCGCTTAATTACGATGAAACAACATTAAGTACCATTGAACAAATTGACGTAATTTGGCTAAAAGGTCGCTCAATTGTTCGAGCTTTTGAAGTAGAGCATACTACATCTGTTTATTCAGGTTTATTACGTATGGCTGACTTATTAGCATTACAACCGAATATGAATATTAATTTACATATCGTTGCGCCCGATAACCGACAAGAAAAAGTCTTTCAAGAAATCCGACGACCAGTATTCTCTTTACTCGAAAAAGGTCCTTTATCTGAAAGCTGTAGTTATATTTCATACAGTAGCCTAAAAGAGCTTAGTAAACAAAAACACTTAGATCGGATGACTGATAACGTATTAGATGATTATGCTGAATATCAAGAATAATAATAAAAACAGTAATTAAAGTGCATTTATGAAAAGCTAGATAGGTGTAATGAATATAAAAAGATAACATACAATCTTTTAAAACTAATTACACCTGCCTTTTCAATTTTATATTTGAATTATTATTTACTCACCTATGGGGATTAATCCCTAAAATTTAGAGCATTCTTCTCCAATTGCATATGCAGTTATGCCTATCCCTCTGACAAATCCCATATATGCTTAAGCCAGTCAATACTAACTTTAATAATTAGATCATTGACTGAAAATGGAGTTTCATAAGGATCAAATAAAGGCACTTCCGGTTGTAATTTATTATCAATGACTTTTACGTCAAACAGTTCACGATAAGGTTCTATAACTTTATTAAGTACGTATAAATCTGGTCCGATAAGGTGAATAATAATAGAAAATATACCTTCCTCACATAATACTAGCTATTGCTGGCTTTTTATCAAATACGATTTGGAAGTAAATATTCTCATTTGTTCTGTAATAAACTAATTTTTTACAGTATGTTTCATATTTTTGTGAACTAGATCACAAAAATAATTTTATTTTTATAATAATGTCCAATCTTTATCTTTACATTAATTTATCAAAAATAATGGATTGCAAACAATTACAGAAAAAAATCATTGATATCACCATTTGGAAAAAAGGCGAACAACGAGCACCACATAAACCTTTATTACTTCTGTATGTCTTATCAAAATATAAACAAAGTCATACACGTTTATTTAATTATAAAACTGAAATTGAGGAACCATTGCTTGATCTGTTGATGCGTTTTAGTCCTCGACGTACACATTACTATCCTAATATGCCTTTTTGGCGATTGAAAAATGATGGATTCTGGCAATTAACCAATATCGAAAATTGCATAAATATCAATAATCCAAGTAAAGAACCAACCAGTAAACAGCTAGCCTTATCACAAGTTTATGGGGGATTTGATGAACCATCCTATCAATGTCTAATAAAAAATCCATCAGCTATCGATCAAATAGCAGAACAGATTTTAAGTCAGCATTTTCCTGAAAGTGTGCAAGAAAATTTAATCAATCGACTTGATTTTAGTTTAATAAATTTTAATCGCCAACGAGATCCAAAGTTCAGACAGTTAGTCTTACGAGCTTACAATTACCAATGTGCAATTTGTGGTTTTGATTTAAGGTATGATTCAGTATCCATTGGTCTTGAAGCAGCTCATGTAAAATGGAAACAGCATGGCGGTCCTTGTGTTATCAATAATGGTTTAGCGCTTTGTTCATTACATCATTCGGCTTTTGATATGGGAGTAATTGGGCTTGATAGTAGTTTAAAAATTAAAATATCAAATGGTATTAACGGTAATCAAATTGTCGAGAGATTATTTTGGAATTTTGAAGGAAAAGATATTAAGCGACCTAGATCGAAGGAAGATCATTTACATTATCGGTTTGTTGAATGGCATTTGAGAGAAGTGTTTAGGAAGTAAATATGACTAAAATTGATAATCTAATGCATACTTCTGTTTTAAATAATCTATCCATTAATCAAAATAACTATCAAAATATACTCATTAGAAATATTCAATTAATCAGTTATTCCATACTTATTTGTAATGCTGATTTTTTGAAATGAATCATGAATACTTTATTAATATTCATACTTTTATGATTCAGCTAATTCATATCAACTTGATATTGTTTCTCATAATTTTAATATTTCTATAATTTTATTATGATTATTTAACTTTCCATCAAATAACATAGAACATCATAAAAATCCTTGTTCCTTTGACAACAAAACACTTTTTTATGATATTATCCGCTCTTATCTTGTTCAACATTAGAAAGTGCCTAGATATGTCAAAAACATTCAGTCCAACAAAGCGCCTTTTAGTTAAAGGTATTCTTGCGACTTGTTTATTGTCTGTCACTCGTGTTGGTCTTGCTTCAGCAATGGCACAAGTGGTCGCTGTTCGTATTTGGCCCTCCTCTACTTACACACGAATTACGTTAGAATCCAATAGTAAGCTTAAATATAAAAGTGCTGCATTATTTAACCCAGATCGATTAGTGATCGATATTGATAATATCAATTCTAATCCTGTTTTAAAAAGTATTTCATCGAAAGTATTAAGTCACGATCCTTACATTAAATCAATTCAAGTTACCCAGCTAGATGCTAAAACGGTCAGAATCATGATCGAGGCTAAGCAAGGAATAGACCCCAATACTTTTACGTTACCCCCTGTAGCCGAATTTAAAAACCGTTTAGTCATCGATCTTTATCCTTCAAAACAATCTTCAATAACAGATGATGATCCTTTATTAGCACTGTTAGAAGAATATACAAAAGGTGATCTAAACCAACAGCAAGCTGAGATCAAACCACCCATTAATAAAAAGAAAAATAGCCCGATTATTGTGATGCTCGATCCCGGTCATGGCGGTGAAGATCCGGGTGCGATTGGCTATAACAAAACCAGAGAAAAGGATATTGTTTTACAAATTGCACGCAGAACTTTTAATTTATTGAAAAAAGAGCCGAATGTTAAAGTCTATATGACCCGTAATGAAGATGTGTTTATTCCATTGAAAGTGCGAGTGGCTAAAGCGCGATCTTTACATGCCGATCTTTTTATTTCTATCCATGCAGATGCATTTACTAGTCGATCAGTTAAAGGATCTTCTGTGTTTTCATTATCCACCCGTGGGGCGACAAGCTCGGCAGCAAATTATTTGGCTCAAACACAAAATAATGCCGATCAAATAGGTGGTGTGAGTCGCAGTGGTGATAAATATTTAGATAATACTATTTTAGATTTAGTCCAAAAAACAACTATTAGCAACGGGGTATTATTAGGTAATGCTATATTAAATCGACTAAAAGGCGTCAATAGTTTACATAAACCTTCACTTGAAAAAGCAGGTTTTGCTGTTTTGAAAGCCCCTGATATTCCTTCTGTTTTGGTCGAAACCGCTTTTATTAGTAATATTAACGAAGAAAAAAAATTAAAAACCGCTTCTTTCCAGAATCAAGTATCAAAAGCGATTGTTAGTGGTATTAAAGATTACCTGAAAAAGCGTAAAAATTAATATTTCTTTTTCAGGTAAGAATTAAAATTATCGTCAATTAAACTTTAGTAATAATCGTTAAACATCTATCCGCATTTAATTGTGGAATAGTCAGTTTAATATTCTGTTTAAGTTCAAACCCTTCAGGAATAGGATCTTGTTCACTACCTTTTAAAGCATAAAACGATCCCTGTTGATTGGGTAGATGTTGACACCAAGTAAGCATATCTTGTAATGAAGCAAACGCTCGGCTAATGACACCATCAAATTGTTGTTCGGTATAGTCCTCTATGCGGCTTTGCACCGGATTAATATTATTCAGTTTTAATTCAAATTTTACCTGTTTTAAAAAGCGGATACGTTTTCCTAAACTGTCAACTAAATCAAATTGTTTATCAGGATTGATGATCGCTAATGGAATA
This window encodes:
- a CDS encoding DUF6389 family protein → MFSIIIHLIGPDLYVLNKVIEPYRELFDVKVIDNKLQPEVPLFDPYETPFSVNDLIIKVSIDWLKHIWDLSEG
- a CDS encoding peptide ABC transporter ATP-binding protein, which produces MNNNNMENSELLLDARNLKKYYSVKTGFFSEPKQVKAVDGVSFTLGKGKTLAIVGESGCGKSSLARLLTMIEKPTSGEMYFKDQNLLNDDPQAQKLRRQKIQIVFQNPYSSLNPRKKIGSILEEPLIINTDLTASDRKAKVLSMMQKVGLKEEFYNRYPHMFSGGQRQRIAIARGLMLDPEVVVADEPVSALDVSVRAQVLNLMMDLQQDLGLSYIFISHDLSVVEHIADEVMVMYLGRCVEQGRKDEIYHHSQHPYTQALLSATPRLNPDLRQDRIKLEGELPSPLDPPLGCAFHARCRWAFSRCTSQQPKLINYNEHKVACFCVEEKINNGLFNKHMNELTVKNNV
- the dppC gene encoding dipeptide ABC transporter permease DppC, with product MNKQNITEKTNTQPDANSIAPKPLTPFCEFWFYFSKNKGAVFGLVFIAIVVLLAIFANFIAPHSPSEQFREALLAPPVWMKDGNWQFILGTDDVGRDILSRLIYGARLSLLVGCLVVIISLILGITLGLIAGYVGGFIDNIIMRAVDIMLALPSLLLALVLVAIFGPSITNASIALAFVALPHYVRLTRGATLAEINKDYVIASRVAGAGALRQMFINILPNCLAPLIVQASLGFSNAILDMAALGFLGMGAQPPTPEWGTMLADVLQFAHSAWWVVTFPGLIILMTVLAFNLMGDGLRDALDPKLKQ
- the rsmG gene encoding 16S rRNA (guanine(527)-N(7))-methyltransferase RsmG, translated to MLKKKLTNLIDQTDLFITDQQIDLLIEYVEMLNKWNKAYNLTAVRDPNEMLVKHIMDSLVVSPYLVGEHFIDVGTGPGLPGIPLAIINPDKQFDLVDSLGKRIRFLKQVKFELKLNNINPVQSRIEDYTEQQFDGVISRAFASLQDMLTWCQHLPNQQGSFYALKGSEQDPIPEGFELKQNIKLTIPQLNADRCLTIITKV
- a CDS encoding phosphorothioated DNA-binding restriction endonuclease translates to MDCKQLQKKIIDITIWKKGEQRAPHKPLLLLYVLSKYKQSHTRLFNYKTEIEEPLLDLLMRFSPRRTHYYPNMPFWRLKNDGFWQLTNIENCININNPSKEPTSKQLALSQVYGGFDEPSYQCLIKNPSAIDQIAEQILSQHFPESVQENLINRLDFSLINFNRQRDPKFRQLVLRAYNYQCAICGFDLRYDSVSIGLEAAHVKWKQHGGPCVINNGLALCSLHHSAFDMGVIGLDSSLKIKISNGINGNQIVERLFWNFEGKDIKRPRSKEDHLHYRFVEWHLREVFRK
- the dppB gene encoding dipeptide ABC transporter permease DppB; its protein translation is MFQFILKRLGVLITTFICITLLTFIFVHLIPGDPITVLAGERGLSQERHAELMIQLGLDKPLYQQYFQYIINMFHGDLGISFKSQTPVWDEFVPRFKATFELGFCAMLFAICFGIPIGVLAAVKRGSIFDHTAIGLSLTGYSMPIFWWGMMLIMLVSVHLNLTPVSGRVSDMLFLDESNPLTGFMLIDTFLWGETEDFIDAVTHLILPAIVLGTIPLAVIVRMTRSSMLEVLSEDYIRTARAKGVSRIRIILVHALRNAMIPVITVIGLQVGSMLAGAILTETVFSWPGIGRWLIEALQRRDYPVVQSGVLIVAGMIILVNLLVDMLYGVINPRIRHK
- the dppD gene encoding dipeptide ABC transporter ATP-binding protein, with the protein product MALLEVKELSVEFSGFKAVDHISYNVEEGEVVGIVGESGSGKSVSSLAIMGLIDFPGNVAAKALHFEGKNLQQLSNKMRRKIVGADVAMIFQDPMTSLNPCFTIGYQIIETLKIHQGGNKKALKARAIELLKLVGIPDAENRLSVYPHQLSGGMSQRVMIAIAIACNPKLLIADEPTTALDVTIQGQIIELLLELQRKNNMALVLITHDLALVSEAAQKIIVMYAGQVVEIGNAEIIFKEPLHPYTQALLRSLPEFAQDKERLESLAGVVPGKYDRPTGCLLNPRCPYANERCYTEEPILISYSKTRKVKCHYPLSREGIPQYEQQ
- a CDS encoding N-acetylmuramoyl-L-alanine amidase, translated to MSKTFSPTKRLLVKGILATCLLSVTRVGLASAMAQVVAVRIWPSSTYTRITLESNSKLKYKSAALFNPDRLVIDIDNINSNPVLKSISSKVLSHDPYIKSIQVTQLDAKTVRIMIEAKQGIDPNTFTLPPVAEFKNRLVIDLYPSKQSSITDDDPLLALLEEYTKGDLNQQQAEIKPPINKKKNSPIIVMLDPGHGGEDPGAIGYNKTREKDIVLQIARRTFNLLKKEPNVKVYMTRNEDVFIPLKVRVAKARSLHADLFISIHADAFTSRSVKGSSVFSLSTRGATSSAANYLAQTQNNADQIGGVSRSGDKYLDNTILDLVQKTTISNGVLLGNAILNRLKGVNSLHKPSLEKAGFAVLKAPDIPSVLVETAFISNINEEKKLKTASFQNQVSKAIVSGIKDYLKKRKN